A stretch of the Arachis stenosperma cultivar V10309 chromosome 6, arast.V10309.gnm1.PFL2, whole genome shotgun sequence genome encodes the following:
- the LOC130934286 gene encoding uncharacterized protein LOC130934286 → MMMEKMIKHQELANKNHEASLRNMERQIGQLSKQTAAERPTNSLPSDTIPNPKEEYKSIQLRSRRTLENEKANSKKEEEVEEKDQEHSKKKEDEPQASKKGKQVKEEQSQLDKKVVKPYTPPLPYPQRLQRELKDQQLFKFLEVFKKLEINLPLAEALEQMPLFSKFLKELINKKRRWNEKETVILTQECSAVIQKGLPPKLKDPRSLFLP, encoded by the coding sequence ATGATGATGGAGAAAATGATAAAGCATCAAGAATTGGCCAACAAGAACCATGAAGCTTCACTAAGGAATATGGAAAGACAAATTGGACAATTGTCCAAGCAAACAGCTGCTGAAAGACCAACCAattcactaccaagtgacaccattcccaaccccaAGGAAGAATATAAATCAATTCAACTCAGGAGTAGAAGGACATTGGAGAATGAAAAGGCTAAcagcaagaaagaagaggaagttgaagAGAAGGATCAAGAGCATTCCAAGAAGAAAGAGGATGAACCACAAGCTTCAAAGAAAGGAAAACAAGTCAAGGAAGAGCAATCACAATTAGATAAGAAGGTGGTGAAGCCATACACGCCTCCTCTGCCATACCCTCAAAGATTGCAAAGAGAGCTCAAAGACCAACAACTTTTCAAGTTTCTAGAGGTTTTCAAGAAGCTAGAAATCAATCTTCCACTTGCTgaagcattggagcaaatgcctttgTTTTCCAAATTCCTCAAGGAGCTAATCAACAAAAAGAGAAGATGGAATGAAAAAGAAACTGTGATCCTGACTCAAGAGTGTAGTGCTGTGATTCAGAAAGGACTACCGCCAAAACTCAAGGATCCTAGAAGTTTATTTCTACCATGA